In Pedobacter africanus, a single window of DNA contains:
- a CDS encoding DUF4350 domain-containing protein has protein sequence MLLKYVSRKNILAIVFCCLTTISSAIAQQKTVLLDNYFNHELKKDKSGKEIRFHYTWEDKTLNGFSMLGDIFTREGLSIKSLDMAPSTQNLKEASIYIIVDPDNQKESPVPNLISANDVNAIVNWVKKGGVLAIFANDSSNNNLVQLNDLSKRFGITFTNKSRNMVRDKKIEMGTVNVPSGNEVFPGSRKFYLKELAVIHAEKPAIPLIKEGEDTIMAICRYGKGTVFAVGDPWLYNEYIDGTRIPAEYENYNGAVELVKWLKKQIP, from the coding sequence ATGTTACTAAAATACGTATCCAGGAAGAATATACTCGCAATTGTCTTTTGCTGCTTAACTACTATTTCTAGTGCTATTGCCCAGCAAAAAACAGTGTTGCTCGATAATTATTTTAATCATGAGCTAAAGAAAGACAAATCTGGTAAAGAAATCAGGTTTCATTACACCTGGGAAGACAAAACATTAAATGGCTTTTCCATGTTGGGAGATATTTTTACCAGAGAGGGGCTGTCAATAAAAAGTCTGGATATGGCTCCCAGCACTCAAAACCTTAAGGAGGCTTCGATCTACATCATTGTTGACCCCGATAACCAAAAGGAAAGTCCGGTTCCAAATCTTATATCGGCAAATGATGTTAATGCTATAGTAAATTGGGTGAAAAAAGGCGGGGTTTTGGCCATTTTTGCCAACGATAGCAGCAACAACAACCTGGTACAGCTGAATGATTTGTCGAAGAGATTCGGAATTACTTTTACCAATAAGAGCAGGAATATGGTGAGAGACAAAAAAATTGAAATGGGAACCGTAAATGTCCCTTCCGGAAATGAAGTGTTTCCTGGCTCCAGGAAATTTTACCTGAAAGAATTAGCTGTAATCCATGCCGAAAAACCGGCTATACCCCTGATCAAAGAAGGGGAAGATACCATCATGGCCATCTGCCGGTACGGTAAAGGTACCGTGTTTGCCGTTGGAGATCCGTGGTTGTATAACGAGTATATTGATGGCACAAGGATTCCGGCGGAATATGAAAATTATAATGGGGCTGTGGAGCTTGTGAAATGGCTGAAAAAGCAGATTCCTTAA
- a CDS encoding pyruvate carboxylase: MNIKKVLIANRGEIAIRIERACSELNIQTVAVYTYEDRYSLHRYKADEAYQIGEDHEPLKPYLDMNAIIEMAKYSGADAIHPGYGFLSENEEFAKRCAQNGIVFIGPRPDVMRALGDKVTAKTVAKAAGLPIIESNEQELKTIETALKEAHRIGYPLMIKAASGGGGRGMRIVRNDEQLEKGFSEARSEAKNAFGDDTIFLEKFIDRPRHIEVQIVADSHGEVVHLYERDCSVQRRFQKVVELAPSLNLSQQTRDQLYHYATSIAKAVQYNNVGTVEFLIDQAEHIYFIEVNPRIQVEHTVTEMITGIDLIKTQLFIADGHRLSDAEIGLSNQHSIMCNGFAMQCRITTEDPANDFKPDYGTLITYRNATGFGIRLDEGSTYPGMKISPFFDSMLVKVSTSGATLEDAARKMNRALREFRIRGVKNNVQFLENLINHPTFIQGKATVNFIQEHPELFESKKRLDRGTRILTYLGEVSVNGNPDIRFVDENKRLEKPEIPAFDHYSAYPKGTKDLLTELGPDGFSRWLKAEKKIQYTDTTLRDAHQSLLATRMRTYDMLKVAEGFAKHHPQTFSMEAWGGATFDVCLRFLHEDPWRRLEKLRAAMPNILIQMLIRGCNGVGYAAYPDNLIESFVEKSWEKGVDIFRIFDSLNWMENIAPCIEMVRKKTQGLAEGALCYTGDILDPKRSKYSLDYYLRLAKDLENAGSHILGVKDMSGLLKPYAAKLLIEALKDTVKIPIHLHTHDTSSLQSATYLMAIEAGVDVVDCALGALSGTTSQPNFNAIVEMMRFHERENPYDQKSLNAYSNYWEAVREYYYPFESGLKASSAEVFEHEIPGGQYSNLKPQAIALGLGDQFELIKQRYADVNRLFGDIVKVTPSSKVVGDLAQFMVANQITPEDIFTRGEQLSFPESVVSFFLGEIGQPEGGFPKELQRILLKGKTPFTDRPNKHLQPLDLNQDFEDFKKEFGDDLSYTMYLAYKFYPKVTADAIKTFRLYGDVSVIPTRYFFYGMKPGEETTIEIAKGKTLLVRLLSIGPADDNGMRTVFFKLNGQTRNIEIQDKSIKVVKPENRKIEKDNNSHVGSPLQGLLSKVFVKAGDQVKKNQPLFMIEAMKMESNISAITDGVVKSITLNAGTMVNTDDLVLELAE, translated from the coding sequence ATGAACATTAAGAAAGTACTTATTGCCAATCGGGGCGAAATTGCCATCCGTATTGAGCGCGCCTGTAGTGAGCTGAATATCCAGACAGTCGCGGTTTATACTTATGAGGACCGTTATTCTCTGCACCGTTACAAAGCCGATGAGGCGTATCAGATTGGAGAAGATCATGAACCACTGAAACCCTATCTGGATATGAATGCCATTATTGAAATGGCTAAATATAGCGGAGCCGATGCCATCCACCCCGGATATGGATTTTTATCTGAAAATGAAGAGTTTGCAAAAAGGTGTGCGCAAAATGGTATTGTATTTATTGGCCCCAGACCAGATGTAATGCGTGCCCTTGGTGATAAGGTAACTGCTAAAACTGTGGCAAAAGCTGCGGGCTTACCGATTATTGAGAGTAATGAACAAGAACTAAAGACAATTGAAACAGCGTTGAAAGAAGCGCATCGGATCGGTTATCCCCTGATGATCAAAGCCGCTTCTGGTGGAGGTGGAAGAGGGATGCGCATTGTACGAAACGACGAACAACTGGAAAAAGGCTTTTCGGAAGCCAGGAGTGAGGCAAAAAACGCTTTTGGCGACGATACCATATTTCTTGAAAAATTTATTGACCGCCCGCGCCACATTGAAGTCCAGATCGTAGCTGACAGTCACGGTGAGGTGGTCCATTTGTATGAACGCGATTGTTCTGTGCAACGTCGTTTTCAAAAGGTAGTAGAGTTGGCACCATCGTTAAATTTAAGTCAGCAAACCAGGGACCAGCTTTATCACTACGCTACTTCTATTGCAAAAGCAGTGCAGTACAATAATGTTGGAACGGTTGAATTTCTTATAGACCAGGCCGAGCATATTTATTTTATAGAAGTAAACCCAAGGATACAGGTTGAACATACTGTTACAGAGATGATTACCGGCATAGACCTGATCAAAACTCAATTATTTATTGCTGATGGTCATCGTCTTTCAGACGCTGAAATTGGCCTGTCCAATCAGCATAGCATCATGTGCAATGGTTTTGCCATGCAATGCAGGATTACAACTGAAGATCCTGCAAATGACTTCAAACCTGATTATGGAACACTGATCACTTACAGGAATGCGACAGGCTTCGGCATCAGATTAGACGAGGGGAGTACCTATCCCGGCATGAAAATTAGCCCCTTTTTTGACTCTATGCTTGTTAAGGTAAGCACAAGCGGGGCTACCCTGGAAGATGCCGCCAGAAAAATGAACCGGGCGCTGAGGGAATTCAGGATCAGGGGAGTTAAAAACAATGTACAGTTTCTGGAGAACCTGATCAATCACCCCACCTTTATTCAGGGAAAGGCTACTGTCAATTTCATACAGGAACATCCTGAACTTTTTGAATCTAAAAAAAGGCTTGACAGAGGTACAAGGATTCTGACCTATTTAGGAGAGGTCTCTGTAAATGGAAATCCGGATATACGGTTTGTGGACGAAAACAAAAGGCTGGAAAAGCCAGAGATACCTGCTTTTGATCATTATAGTGCTTATCCAAAAGGCACAAAAGACCTTTTAACCGAACTTGGGCCAGATGGTTTTTCCAGGTGGCTTAAAGCGGAAAAGAAAATACAATACACCGATACTACATTAAGGGATGCGCATCAATCCCTTTTGGCAACGCGTATGCGCACCTATGATATGCTTAAGGTGGCAGAGGGTTTTGCCAAACACCATCCTCAGACCTTTAGTATGGAGGCCTGGGGCGGAGCTACATTTGATGTTTGTCTGCGATTTTTACATGAAGATCCATGGAGACGCCTGGAGAAATTAAGGGCCGCTATGCCAAACATATTGATTCAAATGCTCATCAGAGGATGTAACGGTGTAGGATATGCGGCATATCCCGACAATCTGATTGAATCTTTCGTTGAAAAAAGCTGGGAAAAAGGAGTAGATATTTTCAGGATATTCGATTCCCTGAACTGGATGGAGAATATTGCCCCATGCATCGAAATGGTGCGCAAGAAGACGCAGGGACTTGCCGAAGGGGCACTGTGTTATACAGGTGATATCCTTGATCCCAAACGCAGCAAATATAGTCTGGATTATTATTTAAGGCTTGCAAAAGATCTGGAGAATGCGGGAAGCCATATACTTGGTGTCAAAGACATGTCTGGTCTGCTCAAGCCTTATGCAGCCAAATTGTTGATAGAGGCCTTAAAGGATACTGTAAAAATTCCTATCCATTTACACACACACGACACATCGTCTTTGCAGTCAGCAACTTACTTAATGGCAATTGAAGCAGGAGTTGATGTGGTCGATTGTGCTTTAGGAGCCTTATCGGGCACTACTTCCCAACCCAACTTCAACGCAATCGTAGAGATGATGCGTTTTCACGAACGGGAAAATCCATACGATCAGAAATCGTTAAATGCGTATTCCAATTATTGGGAGGCCGTAAGGGAGTATTATTATCCTTTCGAATCTGGTTTAAAAGCAAGCTCTGCAGAAGTTTTTGAACATGAAATCCCTGGAGGCCAATATTCCAATCTAAAGCCGCAGGCAATAGCGCTTGGTTTAGGAGATCAGTTTGAATTGATTAAACAAAGGTATGCAGATGTAAACCGGCTTTTCGGAGATATTGTAAAAGTTACTCCAAGCTCTAAAGTTGTAGGCGATCTTGCGCAATTTATGGTGGCAAACCAAATCACACCTGAGGATATTTTCACAAGGGGAGAACAGCTTTCCTTTCCTGAATCTGTAGTTTCCTTTTTTCTGGGGGAAATCGGTCAGCCTGAAGGAGGGTTCCCGAAAGAATTACAACGAATTTTATTGAAAGGTAAAACTCCGTTTACCGACAGGCCAAATAAACATTTACAGCCATTAGACCTTAACCAGGATTTTGAGGACTTTAAAAAAGAGTTTGGCGACGATCTGAGTTATACCATGTATCTCGCCTACAAATTCTATCCTAAAGTTACGGCCGATGCCATCAAGACCTTTAGGCTGTATGGCGACGTATCTGTGATACCAACCCGTTATTTTTTTTATGGAATGAAGCCAGGTGAAGAAACGACCATAGAAATTGCAAAGGGAAAAACATTGCTGGTTCGTTTACTTTCTATAGGCCCGGCTGATGACAATGGCATGCGGACGGTATTCTTTAAACTAAATGGGCAAACCCGGAATATTGAAATCCAGGATAAATCGATAAAAGTAGTGAAACCAGAAAACCGCAAAATAGAAAAAGACAACAATAGTCATGTTGGCTCTCCGCTACAGGGCTTGTTGTCTAAAGTATTTGTCAAAGCAGGGGATCAGGTGAAAAAGAATCAACCCTTGTTTATGATAGAAGCAATGAAAATGGAATCAAATATCTCCGCCATAACTGACGGGGTTGTTAAATCCATTACACTCAATGCAGGAACTATGGTGAATACTGACGATTTGGTTCTGGAATTAGCTGAATAA
- a CDS encoding MFS transporter: protein MKETKRGNYRWTICAMLFFATTINYMDRQVLSLTWKDFIAPEFHWTNNDYGNITALFSIFYAVSMLFAGRFVDWLDTKKGFLWAIGIWSIGACLHAFCGIATSGIITGNWLVGFEGAKESLALVNDTAMIITVSVTLFIFARFILAVGEAGNFPAAIKATAEYFPKKDRAFSTSIFNAGATVGALAAPITIPFIAAKWGWEMSFIIIGALGFVWMGFWVFIYHKPEVHPKVNAAELEYIQQDLIADRKLVDYVEETPTKASFVDCLKYNQTWAFAFGKFMTDGVWWFFLFWTPAYLSAVYGMDSTKSALPLFVLYMITLLSIIGGWLPTYFVEKKGMNPYEGRMRAMLIFAFFPLLALLAQPLGQVTYWIPVIIIGIAGAAHQAWSANIFTTVGDMFPKKAIATVTGIGGMAGGIGAFLINKGSGVLFDYAGQTQMVFMGFKGEEAGYFIIFSLCSVCYLIGWTVMKTLVPKYKPISDL from the coding sequence ATGAAAGAGACTAAAAGAGGAAATTACAGATGGACCATCTGTGCCATGTTATTTTTTGCTACCACAATTAATTATATGGACAGGCAGGTCCTTTCGTTAACCTGGAAAGATTTTATAGCTCCGGAGTTTCATTGGACAAACAATGATTACGGTAACATTACTGCTCTTTTTTCCATTTTTTATGCGGTTTCTATGCTGTTTGCCGGTAGGTTTGTAGACTGGTTAGATACAAAAAAGGGTTTTTTATGGGCTATTGGTATATGGTCGATAGGTGCCTGTTTACACGCATTTTGTGGAATAGCAACCTCTGGTATAATTACAGGCAACTGGCTCGTTGGTTTTGAAGGTGCAAAAGAATCACTGGCCCTTGTAAACGATACAGCAATGATCATTACTGTAAGCGTTACTTTGTTTATTTTTGCACGTTTTATATTGGCAGTTGGTGAAGCAGGAAACTTTCCTGCAGCTATTAAAGCAACAGCAGAGTATTTCCCAAAAAAAGACAGGGCCTTTTCAACCAGTATCTTTAATGCTGGAGCAACAGTAGGCGCTCTTGCTGCTCCTATAACCATTCCTTTTATAGCGGCAAAATGGGGCTGGGAGATGTCTTTTATAATTATCGGTGCACTCGGCTTTGTATGGATGGGCTTTTGGGTGTTTATCTATCACAAGCCAGAGGTACACCCAAAAGTAAACGCTGCGGAACTGGAGTATATTCAGCAAGATCTGATAGCAGACAGAAAGTTGGTAGATTATGTTGAAGAGACTCCCACCAAAGCTTCTTTTGTAGATTGCTTGAAATATAATCAGACATGGGCATTTGCTTTTGGCAAGTTCATGACAGATGGCGTCTGGTGGTTTTTCCTTTTCTGGACACCAGCTTATTTAAGTGCTGTTTATGGAATGGATTCTACAAAAAGTGCCTTGCCATTATTTGTGCTTTATATGATAACTTTGCTTTCAATTATTGGCGGGTGGCTACCTACTTATTTTGTTGAAAAAAAAGGAATGAATCCCTATGAAGGTAGAATGAGGGCTATGCTGATTTTTGCTTTCTTCCCTTTGCTCGCGCTGCTGGCACAACCACTGGGACAGGTTACTTACTGGATTCCTGTAATTATCATTGGCATTGCCGGAGCAGCTCACCAGGCTTGGTCTGCCAATATATTTACTACAGTAGGAGATATGTTCCCTAAAAAAGCCATTGCAACGGTTACGGGCATTGGTGGTATGGCTGGAGGCATCGGTGCATTTTTAATCAATAAAGGGTCTGGGGTATTGTTTGACTACGCAGGCCAGACTCAAATGGTGTTTATGGGGTTCAAAGGTGAAGAAGCAGGATACTTTATCATATTCTCATTGTGTTCTGTTTGTTATTTAATAGGCTGGACAGTGATGAAAACATTGGTGCCTAAATACAAACCTATTTCAGATTTATAA
- the fabV gene encoding enoyl-ACP reductase FabV: MIIEPRMRGFICLTAHPTGCEQNVINQIEYVKSKGTIEGPKKVLVIGASTGFGLASRITSAFGSGAATIGVFFEKPPAPGKTASPGWYNTAAFEKQAIKAGLYAKSINGDAFSDEIKQKTLELIKKDLGQVDLVIYSLASPKRTHPKTGVVYSSVLKPIGDSIFSNKTVDFHTGIVSEVSIVPANEEEIENTVAVMGGEDWEMWINELKEAGLLAEGAETVAYSYIGPAVTEPVYRKGTIGRAKDHLESTAFSITNSLKDIGGKAFVSVNKALVTQASSAIPVIPLYISLLYKVMKQKGIHEGCIEQIQRLFSERLYSGNEIPVDPEGRIRIDDWEMRDDVQTEVARLWAEATDESLPLIGDLPGYKRDFLNLFGFDVAGVDYGKDTDEMVEIPGLV, translated from the coding sequence ATGATTATTGAACCTAGAATGCGTGGGTTTATATGCCTTACAGCACATCCAACTGGATGTGAACAAAATGTAATCAACCAGATCGAATATGTAAAATCCAAAGGTACTATTGAAGGGCCTAAAAAGGTATTGGTTATTGGTGCATCAACAGGATTTGGTCTTGCCTCCAGAATCACAAGTGCATTTGGATCGGGTGCTGCCACGATTGGTGTTTTCTTTGAAAAGCCACCTGCACCAGGAAAAACAGCTTCACCGGGCTGGTACAATACTGCTGCTTTTGAAAAGCAAGCCATTAAAGCCGGCTTGTACGCCAAAAGCATAAATGGAGATGCTTTTTCGGATGAGATTAAACAAAAAACACTTGAACTCATAAAAAAAGACCTTGGGCAGGTTGATCTGGTGATTTATAGCCTGGCCTCGCCAAAAAGGACCCATCCTAAAACAGGAGTGGTATATAGTTCTGTATTAAAGCCTATCGGTGATTCTATTTTCAGTAACAAAACAGTTGATTTTCACACCGGCATAGTCTCAGAGGTATCTATAGTTCCGGCCAATGAAGAAGAAATCGAAAACACGGTAGCTGTAATGGGGGGAGAAGACTGGGAGATGTGGATCAATGAACTGAAAGAAGCAGGGTTACTGGCTGAAGGAGCAGAAACAGTTGCTTATTCCTACATTGGTCCTGCGGTAACAGAACCTGTATACAGGAAAGGAACCATAGGCCGGGCAAAGGACCACCTGGAGTCTACAGCCTTCAGTATCACGAACAGTTTAAAAGACATTGGAGGCAAAGCTTTTGTCTCAGTAAACAAGGCGCTGGTTACCCAGGCCAGTTCAGCTATCCCCGTAATTCCTTTATATATATCATTGCTGTATAAGGTTATGAAACAAAAGGGTATTCATGAAGGCTGTATAGAGCAAATACAACGTTTATTTTCAGAAAGACTGTATAGTGGCAACGAAATACCTGTTGATCCTGAAGGACGTATCCGTATCGACGATTGGGAAATGCGCGATGATGTTCAAACAGAAGTAGCCAGGCTCTGGGCCGAAGCTACAGATGAAAGCTTACCTTTAATTGGTGATTTGCCTGGTTATAAACGGGACTTCCTGAATTTATTTGGTTTTGATGTTGCAGGTGTGGACTACGGAAAAGATACCGATGAAATGGTAGAAATACCGGGACTGGTATAA
- a CDS encoding RNA polymerase sigma factor yields the protein MENKLIHHLLWERLRGGDHDAFFDLYRELYYDLVNFGIRVCGDAETSGEATDQVFITIWDKHAQLNRVDHVGAYLRTFLKRKILRLLERKKKIDDALANAGAEGEWMEMSYEEFIVKVQTDELVRFKLKSALQKLTYRQKQLIHLKFFDGLSYEQIANQTQQSVKTAYNTVYDALKILRKELKA from the coding sequence ATGGAAAATAAGCTTATACATCACTTACTATGGGAACGCTTGCGTGGAGGTGATCATGATGCTTTTTTTGATCTGTACCGGGAACTCTACTACGACCTTGTAAATTTCGGTATAAGGGTTTGTGGTGACGCTGAAACATCGGGAGAGGCTACTGATCAGGTATTCATTACAATTTGGGATAAGCATGCCCAGCTAAACCGGGTAGACCATGTTGGTGCATATCTGCGTACTTTTTTGAAACGTAAGATCTTACGCCTGCTGGAACGTAAGAAAAAGATAGATGATGCCCTGGCGAATGCTGGGGCTGAAGGTGAGTGGATGGAAATGTCTTATGAAGAGTTTATCGTCAAAGTACAGACAGATGAGTTGGTCAGGTTTAAACTTAAAAGTGCCTTACAAAAACTAACTTACAGACAGAAACAATTAATTCATCTGAAGTTTTTTGATGGTTTGAGTTATGAACAGATCGCAAATCAAACCCAGCAAAGTGTTAAAACTGCCTACAATACGGTCTATGATGCTTTAAAAATCCTAAGAAAGGAGCTTAAAGCATAA
- a CDS encoding NADP-dependent glyceraldehyde-3-phosphate dehydrogenase: MFPKNQLDSIFVEEDQIPEEFKLSEEVHQREYLSNGEMHTWSGEVHEVLSPVCIRTETGLQRKLIGTYPLCSEKEADAALQAAVKAYDNGRGEWPTMSVADRIYCVEQFTHRIIEKKAVVVKLLMWEIGKSYADSLKEFDRTVEYIYATIDALKDLDRQSSKFSIEQGIVAQIRRSPLGVVLCMGPFNYPLNETFTTLIPALIMGNTLLFKPPKHGTLLHYPLLEAFRDCFPKGVVNTIYGRGNKIIPDLMKSGQVNVLTLIGSSKVANELKKLHPKVNRLRAILGLDAKNAAIITSKADVKLAVQETVLGALSFNGQRCTALKIIFIHSSLAEGFLEELSAEVAKLKIGMPWEQGVALTPLPEPHKPAYLKECIADALANGARVVNAHGGESCESFVYPAVVYPVDKNMKLYTEEQFGPVIPVVPFNDLEEPIQYLIDSTHGQQVSIFSNDDEEVAALIDPLVNQVSRVNINCQCQRGPDVFPFTGRKDSAEGTLSVVDALRSFSIRSLVATKLNDSNKHLINEIVDSNSSNFLSTKYLF; the protein is encoded by the coding sequence ATGTTTCCAAAAAATCAGCTCGATTCAATCTTTGTAGAAGAAGATCAGATCCCTGAAGAATTTAAACTATCAGAAGAAGTACACCAGCGCGAGTACCTAAGTAATGGTGAAATGCATACCTGGAGTGGTGAAGTACATGAGGTACTGTCTCCAGTTTGTATCAGAACCGAAACCGGCCTGCAGAGAAAATTAATAGGTACCTATCCTTTATGCAGTGAAAAAGAGGCAGATGCGGCATTGCAAGCTGCTGTTAAAGCTTACGACAATGGACGCGGCGAATGGCCTACAATGAGCGTTGCAGACCGCATTTACTGTGTAGAGCAGTTTACACATAGAATTATTGAAAAGAAGGCTGTAGTTGTGAAACTGCTGATGTGGGAAATAGGCAAATCCTATGCGGATTCATTGAAAGAGTTTGACCGTACTGTGGAATATATTTATGCGACTATTGATGCATTAAAGGATCTGGACAGACAGTCTTCCAAGTTCAGTATTGAACAAGGTATTGTAGCGCAGATCAGGCGCTCGCCCTTAGGTGTGGTCTTGTGTATGGGGCCATTCAACTACCCATTGAATGAAACCTTTACCACTTTAATTCCGGCACTGATTATGGGAAACACCTTGTTGTTTAAACCACCTAAACATGGCACTTTGCTTCACTACCCTTTACTGGAAGCCTTTAGGGATTGTTTTCCAAAAGGTGTGGTAAATACCATTTATGGGCGGGGCAATAAAATTATACCTGACCTAATGAAATCTGGTCAGGTTAATGTATTGACATTGATCGGTTCCAGCAAAGTTGCAAATGAACTTAAAAAGCTTCATCCGAAAGTAAACAGGTTACGGGCTATTCTGGGTTTGGATGCCAAAAATGCAGCAATAATCACTTCAAAAGCTGATGTAAAACTAGCGGTACAGGAAACAGTGCTCGGCGCTTTGTCTTTCAACGGACAGAGGTGTACGGCGCTAAAGATCATTTTTATTCATAGCAGCCTGGCAGAAGGGTTCTTAGAAGAACTATCAGCGGAAGTCGCTAAACTTAAAATTGGCATGCCGTGGGAGCAAGGCGTGGCTTTAACGCCATTACCAGAACCACATAAACCGGCCTACCTTAAAGAATGTATAGCTGATGCTTTGGCTAACGGCGCCAGGGTGGTGAATGCGCATGGTGGAGAAAGTTGTGAATCATTTGTTTACCCGGCAGTAGTTTATCCAGTAGACAAAAACATGAAGCTCTATACCGAGGAGCAATTTGGACCAGTGATCCCCGTTGTTCCTTTTAATGACCTTGAAGAACCAATACAGTACCTGATAGACTCTACTCACGGGCAACAGGTAAGCATTTTTAGCAATGATGACGAAGAAGTTGCTGCCCTTATTGACCCACTGGTTAACCAGGTAAGCAGGGTTAATATAAATTGCCAGTGTCAGCGTGGGCCTGATGTTTTCCCCTTTACAGGAAGAAAAGACAGTGCTGAGGGTACACTTTCAGTAGTTGACGCCCTTAGGTCTTTTTCTATCCGGTCTCTGGTTGCAACAAAACTGAATGACAGCAACAAACACTTAATTAATGAAATAGTAGACAGTAACAGTTCAAATTTCCTAAGTACGAAGTACCTTTTCTAA
- a CDS encoding TIGR04325 family methyltransferase yields the protein MGLRKLWKKLTKGKVQRYGWSGNYQSWHDVLKNANGYDAGVILEITKNALLKVKRGEAAYERDSVLFDKKEYPFPLLSFLLHSAVSKKKPLHVLDFGGSLGSTYYQIREFLTPEVCSSWSVVEQEHYVVAGNTHFQDQQLKFYRSIEACMQDQQIDFVLLSSSVQYLEQPHAFLDKLATYNFEFILFDRTAFHYGDKDRLTLQVVPPEIYPASYPSWFFNQEGFLKHFSDQYQLVADFSSYVEGEPILYIDNKPVAYSKGFYFKHKK from the coding sequence ATGGGCTTAAGGAAACTCTGGAAGAAACTGACGAAAGGGAAAGTACAAAGATACGGCTGGTCCGGTAATTATCAGTCCTGGCATGACGTATTGAAAAATGCCAATGGTTATGATGCCGGTGTTATTCTTGAAATAACTAAAAATGCCTTATTGAAAGTAAAAAGGGGCGAGGCAGCTTACGAAAGGGATTCGGTACTTTTTGATAAAAAAGAATATCCCTTTCCATTGTTATCCTTCCTGCTTCACAGTGCAGTTTCTAAAAAAAAGCCGCTTCATGTATTGGATTTTGGCGGATCACTGGGCAGCACCTATTACCAGATCCGGGAATTTCTGACGCCTGAAGTATGTTCAAGCTGGAGTGTAGTAGAGCAGGAACATTATGTAGTTGCCGGCAACACCCATTTTCAGGATCAGCAATTGAAGTTTTACCGCTCAATTGAAGCTTGTATGCAAGATCAGCAAATTGATTTTGTTTTACTTTCCAGCTCAGTTCAGTATCTCGAACAGCCGCATGCCTTTCTTGATAAATTGGCAACTTATAATTTTGAATTTATTCTTTTTGACAGAACAGCCTTTCATTACGGAGATAAAGACCGGCTAACATTACAAGTCGTACCTCCTGAAATTTATCCTGCATCTTATCCTTCCTGGTTCTTTAACCAGGAAGGATTTCTGAAACACTTCTCTGATCAATATCAACTGGTGGCCGATTTTTCATCCTATGTAGAAGGTGAGCCTATTCTTTACATCGACAACAAGCCGGTTGCATACAGCAAAGGCTTTTATTTTAAACATAAAAAATAG